One stretch of Rathayibacter festucae DSM 15932 DNA includes these proteins:
- a CDS encoding SDR family oxidoreductase produces MSNPLAPGSLDGKRVLVTGSSRGIGADTVRYFAEAGASVVVNYRSKAPRATKLVDQITAAGGSAFAVGADLTDAESRTALFAEIEEKLGGLDVLVLNASGGMESNMGEDYAMVLNRDSQVATLEAALPLLGEGSRIVFVTSHQAHFIRTTPTMPEYEPVALSKRAGEDALRERIPALTERGVEFVVVSGDMIEGTITATLLERSNPGAISSRRESAGKLYNVGEFAAEVALAAVEPIPAENTRLVGDTADFA; encoded by the coding sequence GTGTCCAACCCCCTCGCTCCCGGCTCGCTCGACGGCAAGCGCGTCCTCGTCACCGGCTCCTCGCGCGGCATCGGCGCCGACACCGTCCGCTACTTCGCCGAGGCCGGCGCGAGCGTCGTCGTCAACTACCGCTCGAAGGCGCCGCGCGCGACGAAGCTCGTCGACCAGATCACCGCCGCGGGCGGCTCCGCCTTCGCCGTGGGCGCCGACCTCACCGACGCGGAGTCGCGGACCGCGCTGTTCGCGGAGATCGAGGAGAAGCTCGGCGGGCTCGACGTGCTCGTGCTGAACGCCTCCGGCGGCATGGAGAGCAACATGGGCGAGGACTACGCGATGGTCCTCAACCGCGACTCCCAGGTCGCCACGCTCGAGGCGGCGCTGCCGCTGCTCGGCGAGGGCTCGCGCATCGTCTTCGTCACCAGCCACCAGGCGCACTTCATCCGGACCACGCCGACCATGCCGGAGTACGAGCCGGTCGCGCTGTCCAAGCGCGCGGGCGAGGACGCCCTGCGCGAGCGGATCCCGGCGCTGACCGAGCGCGGTGTCGAGTTCGTCGTCGTCTCCGGCGACATGATCGAGGGCACCATCACCGCGACGCTGCTCGAGCGCTCGAACCCCGGGGCGATCAGCTCGCGTCGCGAATCGGCGGGCAAGCTCTACAATGTCGGCGAGTTCGCGGCCGAGGTCGCCCTCGCGGCGGTCGAGCCGATCCCCGCCGAGAACACCCGCCTCGTCGGCGACACGGCCGACTTCGCCTGA
- a CDS encoding NfeD family protein — MDAVTQYAWILWIALILIFVIVEMITLEFTFLMLAVGSIGGLATGLVGAPFWVQVPVAAVLAVLLLFLVRPPLLRLLKRGGDPTPTGADALLGLTGSVVIAGPGPGQVKLVNGETWTLKLSPLVESRPLGLGERVVVTAIEGATAVVVPAERSSS, encoded by the coding sequence ATGGACGCAGTGACTCAGTACGCCTGGATCCTCTGGATCGCCCTCATCCTGATCTTCGTGATCGTCGAGATGATCACTCTCGAGTTCACCTTCCTGATGCTCGCCGTCGGCAGCATCGGCGGCCTCGCGACCGGCCTCGTCGGCGCCCCGTTCTGGGTGCAGGTCCCGGTCGCCGCGGTCCTCGCCGTGCTGCTGCTCTTCCTGGTCAGGCCCCCGCTGCTGCGGCTGCTCAAGCGCGGCGGCGATCCGACGCCGACCGGAGCCGACGCGCTGCTCGGCCTCACCGGCAGCGTCGTCATCGCCGGGCCCGGCCCGGGCCAGGTGAAGCTCGTCAACGGCGAGACGTGGACGCTCAAGCTGTCCCCGCTCGTCGAATCCCGTCCGCTCGGTCTCGGCGAACGTGTCGTCGTCACCGCCATCGAGGGCGCGACCGCGGTCGTCGTCCCCGCCGAAAGGAGCTCCTCGTGA
- a CDS encoding SPFH domain-containing protein — MIIAVIVLFALVVLFKAIRIVPQATAGVVERLGKYHRTLLPGLNLVIPFIDRVRPSVDLREQVVSFPPQPVITEDNLVVSIDTVVYFQVTDARAATYEIANYLGAVEQLTTTTLRNVVGGLNLEEALTSRDNINGQLRIVLDEATGKWGIRVGRVELKAIDPPISIQDSMEKQMRAERDRRAVILTAEGTKQSQILNAEGHRQAAILAAEGDAKAAVLRAEGEAKAITTVFSAIHEGRPDNELLAYEYLQMLPKIAEGSANKLWIVPSELTEALKGMGQAFGKNSPTRPEREQDGSGMTPPAPSF; from the coding sequence GTGATCATCGCGGTCATCGTGCTCTTCGCCCTGGTGGTGCTGTTCAAGGCCATCCGCATCGTCCCGCAGGCCACAGCCGGGGTCGTCGAGCGCCTGGGCAAGTACCACCGCACCCTCCTCCCGGGCCTCAACCTGGTGATCCCGTTCATCGACCGGGTCCGCCCGTCCGTCGATCTGCGCGAGCAGGTCGTCTCCTTCCCGCCGCAGCCCGTCATCACCGAGGACAACCTGGTCGTCTCGATCGACACGGTCGTCTACTTCCAGGTGACCGACGCCCGGGCCGCGACCTACGAGATCGCCAACTACCTCGGTGCCGTCGAGCAGCTCACCACCACCACGCTCCGCAACGTGGTCGGCGGGCTCAACCTCGAGGAGGCGCTGACCTCCCGCGACAACATCAACGGCCAGCTGCGCATCGTCCTCGACGAGGCCACCGGCAAGTGGGGCATCCGCGTCGGACGCGTCGAGCTCAAGGCGATCGACCCGCCGATCTCCATCCAGGACTCGATGGAGAAGCAGATGCGCGCCGAGCGCGACCGCCGCGCGGTGATCCTCACCGCCGAGGGCACCAAGCAGTCGCAGATCCTGAACGCCGAGGGACACCGCCAGGCGGCGATCCTCGCAGCCGAGGGTGACGCCAAGGCCGCGGTCCTCCGCGCAGAGGGTGAGGCGAAGGCGATCACCACCGTCTTCTCCGCCATCCACGAGGGCCGCCCGGACAACGAGCTGCTCGCCTACGAGTACCTGCAGATGCTGCCCAAGATCGCAGAGGGCAGCGCCAACAAGCTGTGGATCGTGCCGAGCGAGCTCACCGAGGCGCTGAAGGGCATGGGCCAGGCGTTCGGCAAGAACTCGCCGACCCGCCCCGAGCGCGAGCAGGACGGGTCGGGAATGACTCCCCCGGCCCCGTCCTTCTAG
- a CDS encoding glycerophosphodiester phosphodiesterase family protein, which produces MTTSRPPFLSGRRRRVIAHRGFAPGGEGNTLESFERALAAGADLLETDVRASLDGVAVLVHDDAIVDVSGARHRIDRTRWEELAECVLPSGERLLPLAEALRLLPHARFNIDVKARTAVVPVVEAVRAAGARDRVLITSFSESRRRAAVRRLPGIATSASAPRFVAALVGAHLGSPALVRRALRGIDALQVPERAAGLRVTAPRILARLRTTGAEIHLWTINDPRRMRALLELGVDGLVTDRTDLARLAVDGIPGRDDDSPERAGKAPLT; this is translated from the coding sequence ATGACGACCTCGCGGCCGCCGTTCCTCTCGGGACGGCGGCGGCGCGTCATCGCCCACCGCGGCTTCGCGCCGGGCGGTGAGGGGAACACGCTGGAGTCCTTCGAGCGCGCCCTCGCCGCGGGCGCGGACCTGCTCGAGACCGACGTCCGCGCCTCGCTCGACGGCGTCGCCGTGCTCGTGCACGACGACGCGATCGTGGACGTCTCGGGCGCCCGCCACCGCATCGACCGGACCCGATGGGAGGAGCTCGCCGAGTGCGTCCTGCCCTCCGGGGAGAGGCTGCTCCCCCTCGCCGAGGCGCTCCGCCTGCTCCCGCACGCCCGCTTCAACATCGACGTCAAGGCGAGGACGGCCGTCGTCCCGGTGGTCGAGGCGGTCCGGGCAGCAGGGGCACGCGACCGCGTGCTGATCACCTCCTTCTCGGAGTCGCGGCGCCGCGCGGCCGTGCGGCGGCTCCCGGGGATCGCGACCTCCGCCTCCGCCCCCCGCTTCGTCGCCGCCCTCGTCGGCGCGCACCTCGGGTCGCCGGCCCTCGTCCGCCGGGCGCTCCGCGGCATCGACGCCCTCCAGGTCCCCGAGCGTGCGGCCGGACTGCGGGTCACCGCGCCCCGGATCCTCGCCCGGCTGCGCACCACCGGCGCCGAGATCCACCTCTGGACGATCAACGACCCACGGCGCATGCGGGCCCTCCTCGAGCTCGGCGTCGACGGCCTCGTGACCGACCGGACCGACCTCGCCCGCCTCGCCGTGGACGGGATTCCGGGCCGCGACGACGACAGCCCGGAGCGCGCCGGAAAAGCCCCGCTCACCTGA
- a CDS encoding RNA polymerase-binding protein RbpA: MADRSLRGMRLGSQSLQSEEGVVFSPRSTFTYHCSDCGHDTDMVFSADAEAPETWECRNCGHEAVLLVDSKPVVVDRGEQKAPRTHWDMLLERRTRAELEELLEERLAYLRARRGEHKIGA, encoded by the coding sequence ATGGCAGATCGAAGCTTGCGCGGGATGAGGCTCGGCTCACAGAGCCTGCAGAGCGAAGAAGGCGTCGTCTTCTCACCGCGATCGACGTTCACGTACCACTGCTCGGATTGCGGCCACGACACCGACATGGTGTTCTCGGCCGACGCCGAAGCGCCCGAGACCTGGGAGTGCCGCAACTGCGGCCACGAGGCCGTGCTGCTGGTGGATTCGAAGCCCGTCGTCGTCGACCGGGGCGAGCAGAAGGCACCGCGCACCCACTGGGACATGCTGCTGGAGCGCCGCACCCGTGCGGAACTCGAGGAGCTGCTCGAGGAGCGCCTCGCCTACCTCCGCGCCCGTCGCGGAGAGCACAAGATCGGCGCATAG
- the lnt gene encoding apolipoprotein N-acyltransferase, whose amino-acid sequence MRAVISAPTGRTAPLWLAIPLAALGGATLDRGFPDSDVWPLAIVGTAAILFALAGRGFWSGALVGLVGGAVFWGVHIQWLTLYLGLVPWAALAGLQAIFFALSSGLTAMLLTRGQRVWTGPLGRMIGLPALVAALWVGRETITIQWPYGGFAWGRLALSQSMGPLADLAAWVGFSGLSFVVAFLAATLAQAVRTTSVPASGRAAVVAGFSIVALVFPAWPAPTEGTTRIAAVQGDSDAGLFSQSYRGQILEDHTSATLPIIDEDVDMVVWPENGVDVDPTRNAQSAAVLDYLSSRMDAPFIVGTITNPSDDVFYNSSLLWKAGEGATQIYDKVHPVPFAEYMPDRAFWRMFAPDLVDLVSRDYSIGTRSNVFDIDGILAGIAICFDISDDSLTNAMVDGGAQLVLAQTNNADFGRTDESVQQLAIARLRAIETGRSVVNISTVGTSAIIAPDGSTIDSLEWFEPGAMVDEVPLASVTTPALVWARNLGWYFLAASLIGLVSFVLRTREPRRRR is encoded by the coding sequence ATGAGGGCGGTGATCTCGGCGCCCACCGGGCGCACGGCACCGCTGTGGCTGGCGATCCCGCTCGCGGCCCTCGGCGGGGCGACCCTCGACCGCGGCTTCCCCGACTCCGACGTCTGGCCGCTCGCGATCGTCGGCACCGCCGCGATCCTGTTCGCGCTGGCCGGCCGCGGCTTCTGGAGCGGCGCGCTGGTCGGCCTGGTCGGCGGCGCGGTCTTCTGGGGTGTGCACATCCAGTGGCTGACGCTCTACCTCGGCCTCGTGCCGTGGGCGGCGCTGGCCGGGCTGCAGGCGATCTTCTTCGCGCTCTCCTCCGGCCTGACGGCGATGCTGCTGACGCGGGGGCAGCGGGTCTGGACGGGGCCGCTCGGCCGGATGATCGGGCTGCCCGCCCTGGTCGCCGCGCTCTGGGTGGGCCGCGAGACGATCACGATCCAGTGGCCGTACGGCGGGTTCGCCTGGGGGCGGCTCGCGCTCTCGCAGTCGATGGGGCCGCTCGCGGACCTCGCCGCCTGGGTCGGCTTCTCCGGCCTGAGCTTCGTGGTGGCGTTCCTCGCGGCGACGCTGGCGCAGGCGGTGCGGACGACGTCGGTGCCGGCCTCGGGCCGCGCGGCCGTCGTCGCCGGCTTCTCGATCGTCGCGCTCGTCTTCCCGGCCTGGCCCGCGCCGACCGAGGGGACGACGCGGATCGCCGCGGTGCAGGGCGACTCCGACGCGGGACTGTTCTCGCAGAGCTACCGCGGGCAGATCCTCGAGGACCACACCTCCGCGACGCTGCCGATCATCGACGAGGACGTCGACATGGTGGTCTGGCCGGAGAACGGCGTCGACGTCGACCCGACGCGGAACGCGCAGTCCGCCGCCGTCCTCGACTACCTCAGCAGCCGGATGGACGCGCCCTTCATCGTCGGGACGATCACGAACCCCTCCGACGACGTCTTCTACAACAGCTCGCTGCTCTGGAAGGCGGGGGAGGGCGCGACCCAGATCTACGACAAGGTGCACCCGGTGCCGTTCGCCGAGTACATGCCGGACCGCGCCTTCTGGCGGATGTTCGCGCCCGACCTCGTGGACCTGGTCAGCCGCGACTACTCGATCGGCACCCGCTCGAACGTCTTCGACATCGACGGGATCCTGGCGGGCATCGCGATCTGCTTCGACATCTCGGACGACTCGCTGACGAACGCCATGGTCGACGGCGGGGCGCAGCTGGTGCTCGCGCAGACCAACAACGCCGACTTCGGGCGGACGGACGAGAGCGTCCAGCAGCTGGCGATCGCGCGGCTGCGGGCGATCGAGACGGGCCGCAGCGTGGTCAACATCTCGACGGTCGGCACGAGCGCCATCATCGCGCCGGACGGCTCGACGATCGACTCGCTGGAGTGGTTCGAGCCGGGTGCGATGGTGGACGAGGTGCCGCTCGCCTCCGTGACGACACCGGCGCTGGTGTGGGCCCGGAACCTCGGCTGGTACTTCCTCGCCGCGAGTCTGATCGGGCTGGTGTCGTTCGTGCTCCGGACGCGCGAGCCGCGGCGCCGCCGCTAG
- a CDS encoding DEAD/DEAH box helicase, with product MTGATPAERFAAFRTRQGHARVEAFRSTLAFDLDPFQYEACSALDDGRSVLVAAPTGAGKTAVAEFAIHLAMQDPNAKVFYTTPMKALSNQKFQEFVEDYGASEVGLLTGDSNVNARARIVVMTTEVLRNMLYADSDLLRDLAYVVMDEVHYLADRFRGAVWEEVIIHLPQSVRLVSLSATVSNAEEFGDWLQTVRGETEVIVSEERPVPLDQHVLVGGKLLDLFDSSGRAATNRVNPELARLAQGGTRVERGGRGSGRGRGGGGGRFHETRTEDLVPRSEVVEILRGKNLLPAIFFVFSRNGCDQAVRQVLRSGVRLTERHERDEIRAIVEERCRTIRDEDLAVLGYWEWLDGLQRGVAAHHAGMLPAFKEVVEELFLRRLVRVVFATETLALGINMPARTVVLEKLEKFNGESRVPITPGEYTQLTGRAGRRGIDVEGHSVIQWRGGMNPQAVASLASRRTYPLNSSFRPSYNMAANLIDQFGRVRTREILESSFAQFQADRSVVDLARRVRQQESSLEGYVTAMQCHLGDFEQYAAIRREIGELERRGAVRGESASHSEREKRQGQLSDLRRRMKAHPCHACSDREQHARWAERWWKLRKETDEIERQIRSRTGAVARIFDRITDVLRELGYFRLDEAGELSLTPNGRTLKRIYGDRDLLVAECLRKQAWTELDPAGLAAMACCLVFEPRREEGTLGEKHLPRGTFPEALEKTQLLWAKLDDVERDHRLPGSNPISTSLALPMNMWARGMPLDAVLRESDMAAGDFVRWAKQTIDLLDQLSLVAEGKVGRAARAALELVRHGIVAYSTVA from the coding sequence GTGACCGGCGCCACTCCCGCCGAGCGCTTCGCGGCGTTCCGCACACGACAGGGCCACGCGAGGGTCGAGGCGTTCCGCTCGACCCTCGCGTTCGACCTCGACCCCTTCCAGTACGAGGCCTGCAGCGCGCTCGACGACGGGCGGAGCGTCCTCGTCGCCGCACCGACCGGCGCCGGCAAGACGGCGGTGGCCGAGTTCGCCATCCACCTGGCGATGCAGGATCCGAATGCCAAGGTCTTCTACACGACGCCGATGAAGGCGCTGAGCAACCAGAAGTTCCAGGAGTTCGTCGAGGACTACGGAGCGTCCGAGGTCGGCCTGCTCACCGGCGACTCGAACGTCAACGCCCGCGCGCGGATCGTCGTGATGACGACCGAGGTGCTCCGCAACATGCTCTACGCGGACTCCGACCTGCTCCGCGACCTCGCCTACGTCGTGATGGACGAGGTGCACTACCTCGCCGACCGCTTCCGCGGCGCGGTCTGGGAGGAGGTCATCATCCACCTCCCGCAGTCGGTCCGGCTGGTCTCGCTCAGCGCGACGGTGTCCAACGCCGAGGAGTTCGGCGACTGGCTGCAGACCGTCCGCGGCGAGACCGAGGTCATCGTCTCGGAGGAGCGGCCGGTGCCGCTCGATCAGCACGTCCTCGTCGGCGGCAAGCTGCTCGACCTCTTCGACTCGTCCGGGCGCGCGGCGACCAACCGCGTGAATCCCGAGCTCGCCCGCCTCGCGCAGGGCGGCACCCGCGTCGAACGCGGTGGTCGCGGCTCCGGGCGCGGCCGGGGTGGCGGCGGCGGTCGCTTCCATGAGACCCGCACCGAGGACCTCGTCCCGCGCTCCGAGGTCGTCGAGATCCTCCGCGGCAAGAACCTGCTGCCGGCCATCTTCTTCGTCTTCAGCCGGAACGGCTGCGACCAGGCCGTCCGCCAGGTGCTGCGCTCGGGCGTCCGGCTCACCGAGCGGCACGAGCGCGACGAGATCCGCGCGATCGTCGAAGAGCGCTGCCGGACGATCCGCGACGAGGACCTGGCGGTCCTCGGCTACTGGGAGTGGCTCGACGGGCTGCAGCGCGGCGTCGCCGCGCACCACGCCGGCATGCTGCCCGCGTTCAAGGAGGTCGTCGAGGAGCTGTTCCTCCGCCGCCTGGTCCGCGTGGTCTTCGCCACCGAGACACTCGCGCTCGGCATCAACATGCCCGCTCGCACGGTCGTGCTCGAGAAGCTCGAGAAGTTCAACGGCGAGTCCCGGGTGCCGATCACTCCCGGCGAGTACACCCAGTTGACCGGTCGCGCCGGCCGCCGCGGGATCGACGTCGAGGGCCACTCGGTGATCCAGTGGCGCGGCGGGATGAACCCGCAGGCCGTCGCCTCGCTCGCCTCGCGCCGCACCTACCCGCTTAACTCGTCCTTCCGCCCCAGCTACAACATGGCGGCCAACCTGATCGACCAGTTCGGCCGGGTGCGCACGCGCGAGATCCTCGAGTCCTCGTTCGCGCAGTTCCAGGCCGACCGCTCCGTCGTCGACCTGGCGCGCCGGGTCCGGCAGCAGGAGTCGTCGCTCGAGGGCTACGTCACCGCGATGCAGTGCCACCTCGGCGACTTCGAGCAGTACGCCGCGATCCGCCGCGAGATCGGCGAGCTGGAGCGCCGCGGCGCCGTCCGCGGCGAGTCCGCGTCGCACAGCGAGCGCGAGAAGCGGCAGGGGCAGCTCAGCGATCTGCGCCGCCGGATGAAGGCGCACCCCTGCCACGCCTGCTCGGATCGCGAGCAGCACGCCCGCTGGGCCGAGCGCTGGTGGAAGCTGCGCAAGGAGACCGACGAGATCGAGCGTCAGATCCGCTCGCGCACCGGCGCGGTCGCCCGCATCTTCGACCGGATCACCGACGTGCTGAGGGAGCTCGGCTACTTCCGGCTCGACGAGGCCGGCGAGCTGTCCCTCACCCCGAACGGCCGGACGCTCAAGCGCATCTACGGCGACCGCGACCTGCTCGTGGCCGAGTGCCTGCGCAAACAGGCCTGGACCGAGCTCGACCCGGCCGGTCTCGCCGCGATGGCGTGCTGCCTGGTCTTCGAGCCCCGCCGCGAGGAGGGCACCCTCGGCGAGAAGCACCTCCCGCGCGGCACCTTCCCCGAGGCGCTCGAGAAGACGCAGCTGCTCTGGGCGAAGCTCGACGACGTCGAGCGCGACCACCGGCTGCCGGGCAGCAATCCGATCTCCACCAGCCTGGCGCTGCCGATGAACATGTGGGCGCGCGGGATGCCGCTCGACGCGGTCCTCCGCGAGTCCGACATGGCCGCCGGCGACTTCGTCCGCTGGGCGAAGCAGACGATCGACCTGCTCGATCAGCTCTCGCTCGTGGCCGAGGGCAAGGTCGGGCGCGCCGCCCGTGCCGCGCTCGAGCTCGTCCGGCACGGCATCGTCGCCTACTCGACGGTCGCATGA
- the tatC gene encoding twin-arginine translocase subunit TatC: MSLGSHLIELRNRLFIAAIAIAVCCVAGWFLSDWVLEALKAPIAEVARDQNKTAVLNFETITGAFDLKLQIAMTIGIVIASPVWLFQIWAFLVPGLTGKEVRYGLGFILTAIPLFFAGCASGWFVFPHIVELLTSFTGSDAASVLSAKTYYDFVLKLVLVVGIAFVLPVFLVLLNFVGILPGSLMIKSWRVAIMVIVLFTAIATPAADPISMFLLAIPITILFFAACGIALLHDRRVAKRQIVFDGSPSDLPA, from the coding sequence ATGTCCCTCGGGTCCCACCTGATCGAGCTTCGCAACCGGCTCTTCATCGCGGCGATCGCGATCGCGGTCTGCTGCGTCGCCGGCTGGTTCCTCTCGGACTGGGTGCTCGAGGCCCTCAAGGCCCCGATCGCCGAGGTCGCCCGCGATCAGAACAAGACCGCGGTCCTCAACTTCGAGACGATCACCGGCGCGTTCGACCTCAAGCTCCAGATCGCGATGACCATCGGCATCGTGATCGCGAGCCCGGTCTGGCTGTTCCAGATCTGGGCGTTCCTCGTCCCCGGTCTGACCGGCAAGGAGGTCCGCTACGGCCTGGGCTTCATCCTCACCGCGATCCCGCTGTTCTTCGCGGGCTGCGCCTCGGGCTGGTTCGTCTTCCCGCACATCGTCGAGTTGCTGACGAGCTTCACCGGCTCGGACGCGGCGAGCGTGCTGAGCGCGAAGACGTACTACGACTTCGTGCTCAAGCTCGTGCTGGTCGTCGGAATCGCCTTCGTGCTGCCGGTCTTCCTGGTGCTGCTGAACTTCGTCGGCATCCTGCCCGGCTCGCTGATGATCAAGTCGTGGCGCGTCGCCATCATGGTGATCGTGCTCTTCACGGCCATCGCCACCCCGGCGGCGGACCCGATCTCGATGTTCCTGCTGGCGATCCCGATCACGATCCTGTTCTTCGCCGCCTGCGGCATCGCGCTCCTGCACGACAGGCGCGTCGCCAAGCGGCAGATCGTCTTCGACGGCAGCCCCTCCGACCTGCCGGCGTGA
- the tatA gene encoding Sec-independent protein translocase subunit TatA: MFAGLQGWHLLIILAVILLLFGAPKLPQLARSVGQSMRIFKSEVKTMKDEDGTERKDATDSTTASGSTTATGTTTGTGTTLPPESPLK, encoded by the coding sequence ATGTTCGCTGGCCTCCAGGGGTGGCACCTCCTCATCATCCTCGCCGTCATCCTCCTCCTCTTCGGTGCGCCCAAGCTTCCTCAGCTCGCGCGCAGCGTCGGGCAGTCGATGCGCATCTTCAAGAGCGAGGTCAAGACCATGAAGGACGAGGACGGGACCGAGCGCAAGGACGCGACGGACTCGACCACGGCTTCGGGCTCGACCACCGCCACGGGTACGACCACCGGCACCGGCACGACGCTGCCGCCCGAGTCCCCGCTCAAGTAA
- a CDS encoding helix-turn-helix transcriptional regulator yields MARPRSLQARDRLAVLLSLVPYLLDRGRVSVSEVASHFEIAEEEVRRAVRLIAVSGIPGETSQYQSNDLFDISWDDFEENDHIVLTQQVAIDDSPRFSAREAAALIAGMQYLAALPENQGNDRIASLMGKLARGASSAPTAVAVARGVGADASLATIRTSLASGTQLAFDYRSARGETESRLVDPFLLESVDRDWYLRGWDHLREGVRTFRVDRMRALTDTGTPIVRRRNEVTLPDRLFEASASDLLIDLRVAPGSVALLGDYAADAEFPSVPAGDEGAGVLVRIRVAHLAGLTRLVASLPGLVTVVAPEAARTAVAEWTRAALTANGEETP; encoded by the coding sequence GTGGCTAGGCCCCGCTCGCTCCAGGCGCGGGACCGCCTCGCCGTCCTGCTGTCGCTCGTCCCGTACCTCCTCGACCGCGGCCGGGTGAGCGTGTCCGAGGTCGCCTCGCACTTCGAGATCGCCGAGGAGGAGGTCCGCCGCGCCGTCCGCCTGATCGCCGTCTCCGGCATCCCCGGCGAGACCTCGCAGTACCAGTCCAACGACCTCTTCGACATCAGCTGGGACGACTTCGAGGAGAACGACCACATCGTCCTCACCCAGCAGGTCGCCATCGACGACTCGCCGCGCTTCTCGGCGCGCGAGGCCGCGGCGCTCATCGCCGGGATGCAGTACCTGGCCGCCCTGCCCGAGAACCAGGGCAACGACCGCATCGCCTCGCTGATGGGCAAGCTCGCCCGCGGCGCCTCCTCGGCACCGACCGCCGTCGCGGTCGCCCGGGGCGTCGGCGCCGACGCCTCGCTCGCCACGATCCGCACCTCGCTCGCGAGCGGCACGCAGCTCGCCTTCGATTACCGCAGCGCCCGCGGCGAGACGGAGTCGCGGCTCGTCGACCCGTTCCTGCTGGAGTCGGTCGACCGCGACTGGTACCTGCGCGGCTGGGACCACCTCCGCGAGGGCGTCCGCACCTTCCGCGTGGACCGGATGCGCGCGCTCACCGACACCGGCACGCCGATCGTCCGCCGCCGCAACGAGGTCACGCTGCCCGACCGGCTGTTCGAGGCGTCCGCCTCCGACCTCCTGATCGACCTCCGGGTCGCCCCGGGCTCGGTCGCGCTGCTGGGCGACTACGCCGCGGACGCCGAGTTCCCGTCGGTTCCCGCCGGAGACGAGGGCGCGGGAGTGCTCGTCCGGATCCGCGTCGCGCACCTCGCCGGCCTCACCCGCCTGGTCGCCTCGCTGCCCGGGCTCGTGACCGTCGTCGCCCCCGAGGCGGCGCGCACCGCCGTCGCCGAGTGGACCCGCGCCGCGCTGACGGCCAACGGAGAGGAGACCCCGTGA
- a CDS encoding helix-turn-helix transcriptional regulator, whose protein sequence is MPADASTSSRIPAEERLFNLVLALVAAENGLTKADVLSTVQGYRQRSDPGDRASLERQFERDKDDLRELGIPIETVDAPGDPGNTQTVRYRIAKRSYDLPADLFFDQEEMALLRLAGAVWREGTLSAESRRALIKLRSLGVDSVDPVIGISPSIRVREASFEPLNAALDRGQVVRFPYLKPGGDEPRTRTVRPRALVNHQGRWHLHGWDETAEGTRTFLLSRIVGPVATTGRTAPAEPGDHAATALAQLDEILARSTALLQVAPDSDAALRLGVRAEAAGEGADLLRLHFTDADVLADELAGYGPEVVVLEPEPLRRKVVDRLRRTFSDHSSGDHAATENGGAARG, encoded by the coding sequence GTGCCCGCCGACGCTTCGACCTCGAGCCGCATCCCGGCCGAGGAGCGTCTGTTCAACCTGGTGCTGGCGCTCGTGGCCGCCGAGAACGGACTGACGAAGGCCGACGTGCTCTCCACGGTGCAGGGCTATCGGCAGCGGTCCGACCCGGGAGACCGCGCCTCTCTCGAGCGGCAGTTCGAGCGCGACAAGGACGATCTGCGCGAGCTCGGCATCCCGATCGAGACGGTCGACGCGCCCGGCGACCCGGGCAACACCCAGACGGTCCGCTACCGGATCGCCAAGCGCAGCTACGACCTCCCCGCCGACCTCTTCTTCGACCAGGAGGAGATGGCGCTGCTGCGCCTCGCCGGCGCGGTCTGGCGCGAGGGCACGCTCTCCGCGGAGTCGCGCCGCGCCCTGATCAAGCTGCGCTCGCTCGGCGTCGACTCGGTCGACCCGGTGATCGGCATCAGCCCCTCGATCCGGGTGCGCGAGGCCTCCTTCGAGCCGCTCAACGCGGCGCTCGACCGCGGCCAGGTCGTCCGCTTCCCGTACCTCAAGCCCGGCGGCGACGAGCCGCGGACGCGCACCGTCAGGCCGCGCGCGCTCGTCAACCACCAGGGCCGCTGGCACCTGCACGGCTGGGACGAGACCGCCGAGGGCACCCGCACCTTCCTCCTCTCCCGCATCGTCGGACCCGTCGCGACCACCGGCCGCACCGCCCCGGCCGAGCCGGGCGACCACGCCGCCACCGCCCTCGCCCAGCTCGACGAGATCCTCGCCCGCAGCACCGCGCTCCTCCAGGTCGCGCCCGACTCCGACGCGGCACTCCGGCTCGGCGTGCGCGCCGAGGCGGCGGGGGAGGGCGCGGACCTGCTGCGCCTGCACTTCACCGACGCCGACGTCCTCGCGGACGAGCTCGCCGGCTACGGACCCGAGGTCGTCGTCCTCGAGCCGGAGCCGCTGCGCCGCAAGGTCGTCGACCGCCTGCGCCGCACCTTCAGCGACCACTCCTCCGGCGACCACGCCGCCACCGAGAACGGGGGAGCCGCCCGTGGCTAG